In the Moraxella osloensis genome, one interval contains:
- a CDS encoding ATP-binding cassette domain-containing protein, translated as MALIHLRDIHLAFGIAPILDGIDFNIEQGERVCLIGRNGEGKSTLFKVISGQVKADSGEFQISGNLNIAMLEQDIPETSGKVSDIVMAGAGDVATWLTAYEQASDKCASGDMKACELMSDLQHKIDDAHGWDLTREVQTMLSMMNLDGDADISELSGGRKRRVLLARALITKPDVLLLDEPTNHLDVESIEWLEQFLQNAQGLTLLFISHDRSFIDKIATRIVELDRGILRSYDVTKQAGNVNKGYARYQELKEQQLSAEEKANANFDKKLAEEEVWIRQGIKARRTRNEGRVRALKALREERKSRREQIGQVNISMNDGDNSGKLVANVKHLNLGYGDKTLVKDFTTSIMRGDRIGIIGKNGVGKSTLIHAILDIPQPDITKSGSVKLGTNLQIAFLDQLRDQLDLEATVVQNVAEGSDFVEVAGKKKHIIGYLQDFLFAPERARTPVKALSGGERNRVLLAKQLLKPANILVLDEPTNDLDMATLELLEEAVDSFNGTILLISHDRTFMDNVVTSTWVFDEDSDGNGIVKEYVGGYQDYLTQKSREQAIKPKAEKSEKTAAKPKEVINTDAPKTDTVKKKLSYKEQRELDSLPNEIALLEQEQAELQDKLADGSWFVSDMAAATQASERLNEIDDLLLKKMARWSELDD; from the coding sequence ATGGCACTGATTCATTTACGAGATATTCATTTGGCATTTGGTATTGCACCGATTTTGGACGGTATTGATTTTAATATCGAACAAGGCGAACGCGTGTGTTTGATTGGGCGCAATGGTGAAGGCAAATCAACCTTGTTTAAGGTCATTAGCGGTCAAGTCAAGGCTGACAGTGGCGAATTCCAAATCAGTGGCAATCTGAACATTGCAATGCTTGAGCAAGACATTCCAGAAACGTCGGGCAAAGTCAGTGACATCGTTATGGCAGGTGCAGGCGATGTGGCAACATGGCTGACAGCCTACGAGCAAGCCAGTGATAAATGCGCCAGTGGTGACATGAAAGCCTGCGAATTAATGTCAGATTTGCAGCATAAAATTGATGATGCCCATGGGTGGGACTTGACCCGCGAAGTACAGACCATGCTGTCCATGATGAACTTGGACGGCGACGCCGATATTAGTGAATTATCGGGCGGGCGCAAACGCCGTGTACTGCTTGCGCGTGCGCTGATTACCAAACCCGATGTGCTACTACTTGACGAGCCGACCAACCATTTGGATGTCGAAAGTATCGAATGGCTTGAGCAATTTTTGCAAAACGCGCAAGGATTAACCCTGCTGTTTATCTCGCATGACCGCTCGTTTATTGACAAAATCGCCACCCGCATTGTCGAACTTGACCGCGGTATATTGCGCAGTTATGACGTCACCAAGCAAGCAGGCAATGTCAATAAAGGCTATGCCCGCTACCAAGAACTTAAAGAACAACAACTGAGTGCCGAAGAAAAAGCCAATGCCAATTTTGATAAAAAACTGGCTGAAGAGGAAGTGTGGATTCGTCAAGGTATCAAAGCGCGTCGCACCCGCAATGAAGGTCGCGTGCGCGCGTTAAAGGCGCTGCGTGAAGAACGTAAATCCCGCCGCGAGCAAATCGGACAAGTTAATATCAGCATGAACGATGGCGATAACAGCGGCAAATTGGTTGCCAATGTCAAACATCTCAATCTAGGTTATGGCGATAAAACCTTGGTGAAAGATTTCACCACCAGCATCATGCGTGGTGACCGTATTGGCATTATCGGTAAAAACGGTGTCGGTAAATCTACGCTTATTCATGCGATTTTGGATATTCCGCAGCCTGATATCACCAAATCTGGCTCAGTCAAATTAGGCACCAATCTACAAATCGCCTTTCTTGACCAATTACGTGACCAACTTGATTTAGAAGCGACTGTGGTACAAAACGTCGCGGAAGGTTCTGATTTTGTAGAAGTGGCGGGTAAAAAGAAACATATCATCGGCTATTTGCAAGATTTCTTATTTGCCCCAGAACGCGCCAGAACACCGGTCAAAGCCTTGTCAGGCGGTGAGCGTAACCGCGTTTTGCTAGCCAAACAACTACTCAAACCTGCAAATATCTTGGTACTTGATGAGCCGACCAATGACTTGGATATGGCAACCTTAGAGCTGTTAGAAGAAGCCGTCGATAGCTTTAATGGCACCATCTTACTGATTAGCCATGACCGTACCTTTATGGACAATGTCGTAACATCAACTTGGGTTTTTGATGAAGATAGCGATGGCAATGGTATTGTCAAAGAATATGTCGGCGGCTATCAAGACTATTTGACGCAAAAATCGCGTGAACAAGCGATTAAACCCAAAGCAGAAAAATCAGAAAAGACAGCAGCAAAGCCCAAAGAAGTGATTAACACTGATGCGCCAAAAACTGATACGGTGAAGAAAAAACTAAGCTACAAAGAACAGCGCGAATTGGACAGTCTCCCCAATGAAATCGCGCTACTCGAGCAAGAGCAAGCTGAACTTCAAGACAAATTAGCCGATGGTAGCTGGTTTGTGAGTGATATGGCAGCTGCTACCCAAGCCAGTGAACGTCTCAACGAGATTGATGATTTGCTTCTGAAAAAAATGGCGCGCTGGTCAGAACTTGATGATTAA
- a CDS encoding SlyX family protein, with protein MSEKDHQKQSSDDNGWVNMVEKLTQDLIDLQTQVLFMEDTVDKLDNIVTEQSQLIADQQRQLQLLYQKLETQTQGSQIQPFDLLSDKPPHY; from the coding sequence ATGAGCGAAAAAGATCACCAAAAACAATCAAGCGATGACAATGGGTGGGTTAACATGGTAGAAAAATTAACCCAAGACTTGATTGATTTACAAACGCAAGTGCTGTTTATGGAAGATACAGTGGATAAACTTGATAATATCGTCACCGAGCAAAGCCAGCTGATTGCTGACCAACAACGGCAATTACAGCTACTTTATCAAAAATTGGAAACTCAAACGCAAGGTTCACAAATTCAGCCGTTTGATTTGTTAAGCGATAAACCGCCGCATTACTAA